Proteins from a genomic interval of Kitasatospora kifunensis:
- a CDS encoding DUF4097 family beta strand repeat-containing protein, with translation MGAAQQAGPPPSGHRWRSERRIWRGVGTLAGAAVILFGVGQTWTTLVRQDSVRPERYPSSVTALELDLQGASASITATGDDRLAVLQSERWTLSRPKISSVVVGNTLRISARCPQVLGINEPSCSVGLDIGAPPSTAVTVKTTSGDTRIRGLSGDLSLRTTSGSIVLDDVSGRLAAQLTSGSLSAQHVSSAEVQAHATSGSVDLQFAAPPQRLAVTATSGSITAGLPPGSTYRVNTHGSADVDPALNDPGATRSITASASSSAGHTTLGYTTGG, from the coding sequence GTGGGCGCGGCGCAGCAGGCCGGGCCGCCGCCGTCGGGGCACCGGTGGCGCAGCGAGCGGCGGATCTGGCGGGGGGTCGGGACGCTGGCCGGGGCGGCGGTGATCCTCTTCGGCGTCGGCCAGACCTGGACCACCCTGGTCCGCCAGGACAGCGTCCGCCCGGAGCGCTACCCGAGCTCGGTCACCGCCCTGGAGCTGGACCTGCAGGGCGCGAGCGCCTCGATCACCGCCACCGGCGACGACCGGCTGGCCGTCCTGCAGTCCGAGCGCTGGACGCTCAGCCGACCGAAGATCAGCAGCGTCGTGGTGGGGAACACGCTGAGGATCTCGGCCCGCTGCCCGCAGGTGCTGGGCATCAACGAGCCCTCCTGCTCGGTGGGCCTGGACATCGGCGCCCCGCCCAGCACCGCCGTCACGGTCAAGACCACCTCGGGCGACACCAGGATCCGCGGCCTGAGCGGTGATCTGAGCCTGCGCACCACCTCGGGATCGATCGTGCTGGACGACGTCTCGGGCCGACTCGCCGCGCAGCTGACCAGCGGCTCGCTCAGCGCCCAGCACGTCTCCTCCGCCGAGGTGCAGGCCCACGCCACCTCCGGGTCGGTGGACCTGCAGTTCGCCGCGCCGCCGCAGCGCCTGGCGGTGACCGCCACCTCGGGGTCGATCACCGCGGGGCTGCCGCCGGGCAGCACCTACCGGGTCAACACGCACGGCTCGGCCGACGTGGACCCGGCGTTGAACGACCCGGGCGCGACGCGCTCGATCACGGCGAGCGCCAGTTCGAGCGCGGGGCACACCACCCTGGGCTACACGACCGGCGGCTGA
- a CDS encoding sensor histidine kinase — MITTDGLRRLREGIRRGTAHPSLAWLWSGHDEHDAHDAHDQRHPHDQRHPESGPEPHPDRPQIPAPWSTKAVRDLRLVAAGLPFLLPLLVLVTFTKLVAGVCILLLVLLPVLTRAQRSRFRALGDLEIPEHPPLTPPGTSFPMRWLSVVGSEATWRQVGYHVLIGPTLALFGLLGLLGLGAGLTMSTVFAWHGLMPRGSLIRKSGTSAVLDLVLTAIGVLLLFVGPWLAVRTARVDRRAARALLGPSRARELERRVEDLAESRAGVVDAADAERRRIERDLHDGAQQRLVSLAMNLGLARKTLKDVSPEAMRVIIEAHEEAQAAIVELRDLVRGLHPVVLEDRGLDAALSGIAARAPLPVRLDVSLPAPMSPTVEAVAYFVVSESLANVAKHARASRVELSVRQAGSRLRIMIHDDGVGGADSSRGTGLTGLRKRAASVDGTLAISSPLGGPTTITVELPCEL; from the coding sequence GTGATCACGACCGACGGGCTGCGCCGACTGCGCGAGGGGATACGCCGGGGCACGGCGCACCCGAGCCTGGCCTGGCTCTGGTCCGGTCATGACGAGCACGACGCGCACGACGCGCACGACCAGCGCCACCCGCACGACCAGCGCCACCCCGAATCCGGCCCCGAGCCGCACCCCGACCGGCCGCAGATACCCGCGCCCTGGTCCACCAAGGCCGTGCGCGACCTGCGGCTGGTGGCGGCGGGGCTACCGTTCCTGCTGCCGCTGCTGGTCCTGGTGACCTTCACCAAACTGGTCGCCGGGGTCTGCATCCTGCTGCTGGTCCTGCTGCCCGTGCTGACCCGCGCCCAGCGCAGTCGCTTTCGCGCGCTCGGCGATCTGGAGATCCCCGAGCACCCGCCGCTGACGCCGCCCGGCACCTCGTTCCCGATGCGCTGGTTGAGCGTGGTCGGCTCGGAGGCGACCTGGCGCCAGGTCGGTTACCACGTGCTGATCGGTCCGACCCTGGCCCTGTTCGGGCTTCTGGGGCTGCTCGGCCTCGGCGCGGGGCTGACCATGTCCACCGTCTTCGCCTGGCACGGGCTGATGCCGCGCGGCAGTCTGATCCGCAAGAGCGGTACCAGCGCCGTGCTCGACCTGGTGCTCACCGCGATCGGCGTGCTGCTGCTCTTCGTCGGCCCGTGGCTGGCCGTGCGCACCGCCCGGGTGGACCGGCGGGCGGCTCGCGCGTTGCTCGGGCCGAGCCGGGCGCGCGAGTTGGAGCGCCGGGTGGAGGACCTGGCCGAGAGCCGGGCCGGCGTGGTGGACGCGGCGGACGCCGAGCGCCGCCGGATCGAGCGCGACCTGCACGACGGTGCCCAGCAGCGGCTGGTCTCGCTCGCGATGAACCTGGGCCTGGCCCGCAAGACCCTCAAGGACGTCTCCCCGGAGGCGATGCGGGTGATCATCGAGGCGCACGAGGAGGCGCAGGCGGCCATCGTGGAGCTGCGCGACCTGGTGCGCGGCCTGCACCCGGTGGTCCTGGAGGACCGCGGTCTGGACGCGGCGCTGTCCGGCATCGCGGCCCGGGCCCCGCTGCCGGTGCGCCTGGACGTCAGCCTGCCGGCGCCGATGTCGCCCACCGTGGAGGCGGTCGCCTACTTCGTGGTCTCCGAGTCGCTGGCCAACGTGGCCAAGCACGCCCGGGCCTCCCGGGTCGAGCTGTCGGTGCGCCAGGCGGGCTCGCGACTGCGGATCATGATCCACGACGACGGCGTGGGCGGCGCCGACTCCTCCCGGGGGACCGGCCTGACCGGGCTGCGCAAGCGCGCGGCCTCGGTGGACGGCACCCTCGCCATCAGCAGCCCCCTCGGGGGTCCCACCACCATCACTGTGGAGTTGCCGTGCGAGCTGTGA
- a CDS encoding response regulator, which translates to MRAVIAEDSVLLRVGLVKVLEAVGYEVVAAVGDAEALLAAVEEHQPQVVVTDVRMPPGLTDEGVRAALLIRRQWPQIAVLLLSQYVEERYAADLLATNTSGVGYLLKERVANVDDFLEALERVAAGGTALDPEVVAQLLVRRHRDPLERLTPRERDVLGLMAQGHSNAAIAEALVVSDSAVAKHINSIFTKLDLPAADATHRRVLAVLRFLGEG; encoded by the coding sequence GTGCGAGCTGTGATCGCCGAGGACTCGGTCCTGCTGCGGGTGGGCCTGGTCAAGGTCCTGGAAGCGGTGGGGTACGAGGTGGTCGCCGCCGTCGGGGACGCCGAAGCGCTGCTGGCCGCCGTCGAGGAGCACCAGCCGCAGGTGGTGGTGACCGACGTGCGGATGCCGCCGGGCCTGACCGACGAGGGCGTGCGCGCCGCGCTGCTGATCCGCCGGCAGTGGCCCCAGATCGCCGTCCTGCTGCTCTCCCAGTACGTGGAGGAGCGGTACGCGGCCGACCTGCTGGCCACCAACACCAGCGGGGTGGGCTATCTGCTCAAGGAGCGGGTGGCCAACGTGGACGACTTCCTGGAGGCGCTGGAGCGGGTCGCGGCCGGCGGCACCGCGCTGGACCCCGAGGTGGTCGCCCAGCTGCTGGTGCGTCGGCACCGCGATCCGCTGGAGCGGCTGACCCCGCGCGAGCGGGACGTGCTGGGGCTGATGGCACAGGGCCACTCCAACGCCGCGATCGCCGAGGCGCTGGTGGTCAGCGACAGCGCGGTGGCCAAGCACATCAACAGCATCTTCACCAAGCTGGACCTGCCGGCCGCGGACGCCACCCACCGGCGGGTGCTCGCGGTGCTCCGCTTCCTCGGGGAGGGCTAG
- a CDS encoding WXG100 family type VII secretion target encodes MAIELPEQVVSFLQFIGVNWPDVNEDHVRDLATHIRDFAGNVDSTHQASTATVQQMSEAYEGQSYQALLTAWEHMSTSHMTELIDACHVVATALDVAADVIVGLKTTAIAELVALAVSFVADQAAAVVTFGLAELAEAAIIKGAEAAIDYLEQQIVQHIIGEVIEKAIDPLVEVVGKAVSGLLYQAAADALGVTPGGDGAVGTHFRVDPAMLTTHAQTMATHAQTIAGHADDLRTKLTTVTFV; translated from the coding sequence ATGGCGATCGAGCTACCCGAGCAGGTGGTGTCCTTCCTCCAGTTCATCGGGGTGAACTGGCCGGACGTCAATGAGGATCACGTCCGCGATCTGGCCACCCACATCCGTGACTTCGCCGGCAATGTGGACAGCACGCACCAGGCCTCCACCGCCACCGTGCAGCAGATGTCCGAGGCCTACGAGGGCCAGTCCTACCAGGCCCTGCTCACGGCCTGGGAACACATGTCCACCAGCCACATGACCGAGCTGATCGACGCCTGCCACGTGGTGGCCACCGCCCTCGACGTCGCCGCCGACGTCATCGTCGGACTGAAGACCACCGCCATCGCCGAGCTCGTCGCTCTGGCCGTCAGCTTCGTCGCCGACCAGGCCGCCGCCGTCGTGACCTTCGGCCTCGCCGAGCTCGCCGAGGCCGCGATCATCAAGGGCGCCGAGGCCGCTATCGACTACCTCGAACAGCAGATCGTCCAGCACATCATCGGCGAAGTCATCGAGAAGGCCATCGACCCCCTCGTCGAGGTCGTGGGCAAGGCGGTGAGCGGCCTGCTCTACCAGGCCGCCGCCGACGCCCTCGGCGTCACCCCCGGCGGCGACGGAGCCGTCGGCACCCACTTCCGGGTCGACCCCGCCATGCTCACCACGCACGCACAGACCATGGCCACCCACGCCCAGACCATCGCCGGCCACGCCGATGACCTGCGCACCAAGCTGACGACGGTGACTTTCGTATGA
- the dusB gene encoding tRNA dihydrouridine synthase DusB gives MTATPEDPIAPVATEAAAQAGAPAPAGEPAPSGEFAPLSIGPLRVWPPVVLAPMAGITNAPFRTLCREQSGGKGLFVSEMITTRALVERNAKTMQLIHFDPSEQPRSIQLYGVDPATVGKAVRMIAEEDLADHIDLNFGCPVPKVTRKGGGSALPYKRNLLRELLREAVAGAGGLPVTMKMRKGIDDDHLTYLDAGRIGAEEGVAAIALHGRTASQHYGGTADWSAIARLREAVPAHVPVLGNGDIWAAPDALRMMRETGCDGVVVGRGCLGRPWLFKDLVAVFEGVTDPVRPSFAEVGAAMLRHAELLGRWMGDEQRGVVDFRKHVAWYTKGFSVGSQLRVKLATASSLGELAGLLAEVDQEQRWPAGADGPRGRTSGNGRVVLPEGWLDDPYDCAVPSVEAELDTSGG, from the coding sequence ATGACCGCCACGCCCGAAGACCCCATCGCCCCTGTAGCCACCGAGGCCGCCGCGCAGGCCGGTGCGCCCGCGCCCGCCGGTGAGCCCGCCCCGAGCGGCGAGTTCGCGCCGCTGTCGATCGGTCCGCTGCGGGTCTGGCCCCCGGTGGTGCTGGCGCCGATGGCCGGGATCACCAATGCGCCGTTCCGCACCCTGTGCCGTGAGCAGTCCGGCGGCAAGGGCCTCTTCGTCTCCGAGATGATCACCACCCGGGCGCTGGTCGAGCGCAACGCCAAGACCATGCAGCTGATCCACTTCGATCCGAGCGAGCAGCCGCGCTCGATCCAGCTCTACGGGGTGGACCCGGCCACCGTCGGCAAGGCCGTGCGGATGATCGCCGAGGAGGACCTGGCCGACCACATCGACCTCAACTTCGGCTGCCCGGTGCCCAAGGTGACCCGCAAGGGCGGCGGCTCGGCGCTGCCCTACAAGCGCAACCTGCTGCGCGAGCTGCTGCGTGAGGCGGTGGCGGGCGCGGGCGGGCTGCCGGTCACCATGAAGATGCGCAAGGGCATCGACGACGATCACCTGACCTACCTGGACGCCGGGCGGATCGGCGCCGAGGAGGGCGTGGCGGCGATCGCCCTGCACGGCCGCACCGCCTCCCAGCACTACGGCGGCACCGCCGACTGGTCGGCGATCGCCCGGCTGCGCGAGGCGGTCCCGGCGCACGTTCCGGTGCTGGGCAACGGCGACATCTGGGCGGCCCCCGACGCGCTGCGGATGATGCGCGAGACCGGCTGCGACGGCGTGGTGGTCGGCCGCGGCTGCCTGGGCCGGCCGTGGCTCTTCAAGGACCTGGTCGCCGTCTTCGAGGGCGTGACCGATCCGGTGCGCCCGAGCTTCGCCGAGGTCGGCGCCGCCATGCTGCGCCACGCCGAGCTGCTGGGCCGCTGGATGGGCGACGAGCAGCGCGGCGTGGTGGACTTCCGCAAGCACGTGGCCTGGTACACCAAGGGCTTCTCGGTCGGCTCCCAGCTGCGGGTCAAGCTGGCGACGGCCAGCTCGCTCGGCGAGCTGGCCGGGCTGCTCGCCGAGGTCGACCAGGAGCAGCGCTGGCCGGCCGGAGCGGACGGCCCGCGCGGGCGCACCAGCGGCAACGGACGGGTGGTTCTACCGGAGGGCTGGTTGGACGATCCGTACGACTGTGCCGTGCCGAGCGTTGAGGCCGAATTGGATACCTCTGGCGGCTGA
- the ppdK gene encoding pyruvate, phosphate dikinase yields the protein MAATQKFVYSFTEGNKDLKDLLGGKGANLAEMTNLGLPVPPGFTLTTEACKVFLETGAEPASLNHEVSDHLAALEQQMGKKLGQADNPLLVSVRSGAKFSMPGMMDTVLNIGLSDASVTGLAAQSGNERFAWDSYRRLVQMFGKTVLGVDGELFEEALEEAKHAKGTTSDLDLDAADLKALVETFKAIVLRETGRAFPQEPREQMDLAIHAVFHSWNGDRARLYRRQERIPNDLGTAVNICSMVFGNLGEDSGTGVAFTRDPSTGAVGVYGDYLSNAQGEDVVAGIRNTLALSELERLDKKSYDELMAIMHKLELHYRDLCDIEFTIERGKLWMLQTRIGKRTAAAAFRIAVQLVDQGLIDLDEALHRVTGGQLSQLMFPRFAPDADSKQIAWGLAASPGAAIGKVVFDSYTAVKWSRSGEKVILVRRETNPDDLDGMIAAEGILTSRGGKTSHAAVVARGMGKTCVCGAEELEVDTKRRKMTTADGRVIEEGDIVSVDGATGKVYLGEVQVLPSPVVEYFEGTLHAGADVQGGLVQAVHRLMSHADVRRRLAVRANADNAEDANRARRYGGQGIGLCRTEHMFLGEERRKEVEHLILADNDKDREQALSTLLPLQKGDFVELFQSMDGLPVTVRLLDPPLHEFLPDITELSVRVALAEARKDPNENDLRLLQAVHKLHEQNPMLGLRGVRLGLVIPGLFGMQVRAIAEAAAERRLAGGDPRPEVMIPLVGTVQELELVRDECERVLAEVAVSTGVKLDIKLGTMIELPRAAVTAGQIAEAAEFFSFGTNDLTQTVWGFSRDDVEASFFTAYLEKGIFGVSPFETIDRDGVGALVKHAVKEGRATRPDLKLGVCGEHGGDPDSVHFFHEAGLDYVSCSPFRIPVARLEAGRAALETAGSDSR from the coding sequence GTGGCGGCGACGCAGAAGTTTGTTTACTCCTTCACCGAAGGAAACAAGGACCTCAAGGACCTGCTGGGCGGCAAGGGCGCGAACCTCGCCGAGATGACCAACCTCGGTCTCCCGGTCCCTCCGGGGTTCACCCTCACCACCGAGGCCTGCAAGGTCTTCCTGGAGACCGGGGCCGAGCCGGCCTCGCTGAACCACGAGGTCAGCGACCACCTGGCAGCCCTTGAGCAGCAGATGGGCAAGAAGCTCGGCCAGGCCGACAACCCGCTGCTGGTCTCCGTCCGCTCCGGTGCCAAGTTCTCGATGCCCGGCATGATGGACACCGTCCTGAACATCGGCCTGTCCGACGCCTCGGTCACGGGCCTTGCCGCTCAGTCCGGCAACGAGCGGTTCGCTTGGGACTCATACCGCCGCCTGGTCCAGATGTTCGGAAAGACCGTGCTGGGCGTCGACGGCGAGCTGTTCGAGGAGGCGCTGGAGGAGGCCAAGCACGCCAAGGGCACCACCAGCGACCTGGACCTGGACGCCGCGGACCTCAAGGCGCTGGTCGAGACCTTCAAGGCGATCGTGCTGCGCGAGACCGGGCGGGCCTTCCCGCAGGAGCCGCGCGAGCAGATGGACCTGGCCATCCACGCCGTCTTCCACTCCTGGAACGGTGACCGGGCCCGGCTCTACCGCCGTCAGGAGCGGATCCCGAACGACCTGGGTACCGCCGTCAACATCTGCTCCATGGTCTTCGGCAACCTCGGCGAGGACTCCGGCACCGGCGTCGCCTTCACCCGCGACCCCTCCACCGGCGCGGTCGGCGTCTACGGCGACTACCTCTCCAACGCCCAGGGCGAGGACGTGGTGGCGGGCATCCGCAACACCCTGGCGCTCTCCGAGCTCGAGCGGCTGGACAAGAAGTCCTACGACGAGCTGATGGCGATCATGCACAAGCTCGAACTGCACTACCGCGACCTGTGCGACATCGAGTTCACCATCGAGCGCGGCAAGCTGTGGATGCTGCAGACCCGGATCGGCAAGCGCACCGCCGCGGCCGCCTTCCGGATCGCCGTCCAGCTGGTCGACCAGGGCCTGATCGACCTGGACGAGGCGCTGCACCGGGTGACGGGTGGCCAGCTCTCCCAGCTGATGTTCCCGCGCTTCGCCCCCGACGCCGACTCCAAGCAGATCGCCTGGGGCCTGGCCGCCTCGCCCGGCGCCGCGATCGGCAAGGTGGTCTTCGACTCCTACACCGCCGTCAAGTGGTCGCGCTCCGGTGAGAAGGTCATCCTGGTCCGCCGCGAGACCAACCCGGACGACCTGGACGGCATGATCGCCGCCGAGGGCATCCTCACCTCGCGTGGCGGCAAGACCTCGCACGCCGCCGTGGTTGCCCGCGGCATGGGCAAGACCTGCGTCTGCGGCGCGGAGGAGCTCGAGGTCGACACCAAGCGCCGCAAGATGACCACCGCCGACGGCCGGGTGATCGAGGAGGGCGACATCGTCTCGGTCGACGGCGCCACCGGCAAGGTCTACCTGGGCGAGGTCCAGGTGCTGCCCTCCCCGGTGGTGGAGTACTTCGAGGGCACCCTGCACGCGGGCGCCGACGTCCAGGGCGGGCTGGTCCAGGCCGTGCACCGGCTGATGTCGCACGCCGACGTGCGCCGCCGCCTGGCCGTGCGCGCCAACGCCGACAACGCCGAGGACGCCAACCGGGCCCGCCGCTACGGCGGCCAGGGCATCGGCCTGTGCCGCACCGAGCACATGTTCCTGGGCGAGGAGCGCCGCAAGGAGGTCGAGCACCTGATCCTGGCGGACAACGACAAGGACCGCGAGCAGGCGCTGTCCACCCTGCTGCCGCTGCAGAAGGGCGACTTCGTCGAGCTCTTCCAGTCGATGGACGGACTGCCCGTCACGGTGCGCCTGCTGGACCCGCCGCTGCACGAGTTCTTGCCCGACATCACCGAGCTCTCGGTGCGCGTCGCGCTCGCCGAGGCCCGCAAGGACCCCAACGAGAACGACCTGCGCCTGCTGCAGGCCGTGCACAAGCTGCACGAGCAGAACCCGATGCTGGGCCTGCGCGGCGTGCGCCTGGGCCTGGTGATCCCCGGCCTGTTCGGGATGCAGGTGCGGGCCATCGCGGAGGCGGCCGCCGAGCGCAGGCTGGCCGGCGGCGACCCGCGTCCCGAGGTGATGATCCCGCTGGTCGGCACCGTCCAGGAGCTGGAGCTGGTGCGCGACGAGTGCGAGCGGGTACTGGCCGAGGTCGCGGTTTCCACCGGGGTCAAGCTGGACATCAAGCTCGGTACGATGATCGAACTTCCGCGTGCGGCCGTGACGGCCGGTCAGATCGCCGAGGCCGCCGAGTTCTTCTCCTTCGGGACCAACGACCTCACCCAGACGGTGTGGGGCTTCTCCCGCGACGACGTGGAGGCCTCGTTCTTCACCGCCTACCTGGAGAAGGGCATCTTCGGGGTCTCCCCGTTCGAGACCATCGACCGCGACGGTGTCGGCGCGCTGGTCAAGCACGCGGTGAAGGAGGGCCGGGCGACCCGTCCCGACCTGAAGCTCGGCGTCTGCGGCGAGCACGGCGGCGACCCGGACTCGGTGCACTTCTTCCACGAGGCGGGCCTGGACTACGTCTCCTGCTCGCCGTTCCGGATCCCGGTGGCGCGCCTGGAGGCCGGGCGCGCCGCCCTTGAGACTGCGGGCAGCGACTCTCGCTGA